A region of the Sulfurovum sp. TSL6 genome:
AACAGTGATACCACTGCTATTGCAGTGAGTTCTTTCTCTGTTGCAGTTACACAGCAGGATGCCTACTTTGATAATATTATTTATAGTGTCCCAACAGGCGGTAATATACCACCGACAGCAGATGCAGGAGCAGACCAGAGTATACAGGTGAACCAGAGTATTACGATTACAGGAAGCGGAACAGACAGTGATGGTTATATCACAGATTATGAGTGGAAAAAAGGCACCATTGTTCTCGCTACAACCGCTTCATTCAGCTATACTCCTGATACCGTAGGGACAGATACACTGACCCTCACTGTAACGGATAATAATGGTAGTACAGCAATAGACAGTATGAATGTAACTGTGACAGCAGTACCATCATCGGACCTACAATGGAATTTCTTTGCATCGGTAGCCGAAGGTACACAGTTTGATGCAGAGGCCGGACTTGATAATTTAATCCATCTTATCTCCAGTAGCTATTATCAGCTCAATTTGTCAGGTGATATAGTTGTTAACGAAAGCCAAGGAGATGAACAACAAGCTATGCTTACTTTCCCTCCAGCTATTGCAGTAGGAGATGATGGAAGTGTTCATATTGTTACACGACATAATGGTTCATCAACAGAGGGTTATGATATTCGTTACAGTCGCCGTAGTGCTGCTGGAAGTTGGGATTCTAGTTATCTTTTTGGTGGTAGAGTGGCACGTAACTATGTTGTAGGAATCAGCTGGACCGATACTGATATTATTATGAGCTCCACTGATGCTAGTGTTGATGGACTATATGGAGATATACGGCTTTGGAAGGCTGGAGATTCTTCTGCAAGTTATTTGGGTGCTTTGACTGGTATGTGGCGTGCTGATGTAGATATTAGAATGCATGGTCAGAATAATAAAATTCACATTGGTGCAGGAAAACATAACAGCAGTTCTGCAGAAGTGTATTACGCTCAAGCAGACATAGGAACAGGACTTAGAGACCGTCTTGATAGTAATACACAGATACATAATGCAGGGAATGTACGTAGGAGTTTCCCTGATCTTGCTATTGATGGACAAAACAATACCCACTTTGTTTATGGTAGTGAGTCTGAAGTCTATTATAACAAATATAATGCAAATGGAGAGAAGATCTTTGTAAGTGATAAAAGAATCTTTGACAACCTTGGTACTTGGCATCTGAGTATAGGACTCTCTGCAGTTGCAGTTTCAGATAATGGTGAGTTTGTTGTTGCAGTTTCACTGCGTGCAAAAGGGGATATATATGCAGATAATTGTGACGTACTTTGGGCATACTCGACAGATGGAGGTGCAAGCTGGAGTAATCCTCAGGATACCGGGAAAAACAGTGATGCAGGTGAAGGACGAAGACGTCCACGCCTAATTAATATAGGAGATAGTTTTATACTACTATATGGAGATAGTACAGTACCAGGAATAAGCATGGGGGTGCTCACG
Encoded here:
- a CDS encoding PKD domain-containing protein, encoding NSDTTAIAVSSFSVAVTQQDAYFDNIIYSVPTGGNIPPTADAGADQSIQVNQSITITGSGTDSDGYITDYEWKKGTIVLATTASFSYTPDTVGTDTLTLTVTDNNGSTAIDSMNVTVTAVPSSDLQWNFFASVAEGTQFDAEAGLDNLIHLISSSYYQLNLSGDIVVNESQGDEQQAMLTFPPAIAVGDDGSVHIVTRHNGSSTEGYDIRYSRRSAAGSWDSSYLFGGRVARNYVVGISWTDTDIIMSSTDASVDGLYGDIRLWKAGDSSASYLGALTGMWRADVDIRMHGQNNKIHIGAGKHNSSSAEVYYAQADIGTGLRDRLDSNTQIHNAGNVRRSFPDLAIDGQNNTHFVYGSESEVYYNKYNANGEKIFVSDKRIFDNLGTWHLSIGLSAVAVSDNGEFVVAVSLRAKGDIYADNCDVLWAYSTDGGASWSNPQDTGKNSDAGEGRRRPRLINIGDSFILLYGDSTVPGISMGVLTFTSGESATNTLPTANAGADQNVEVNQSITITGSGTDSDGYITDYEWKKGTIVLSTTASFSYTPDTVGTDTLTLTVTDNNGSTAIDSMNVTVTAVAGTSAYSDDFSTDTTSDYTTV